The sequence CTAATTTTAAGAAAGACAAATTATACATAGATTCTGCAAATCTGGTATTAATGAAATTGTGTTAGAAATTTGAAAGAATCGTGATGAAGCTGTAATTAGAAAAAATTGGGACCACCGTTTGATTATGACTAGCGTTGCAATTTTGAATACGCGATGGAAAAGTGTAGAGTTTTAAGGGACTTTCTAATGAAGCAgacagatgttttttttttttgtcttctcaGGTTCATTTTCAAGGTGgtgtatggtggtggtggttagtGGTAGTGGATAGCATACCTGTGTAGAAAATGAAACGAGAAAATTAAGGGTCTTGTATGGAGTGTATGTTGAGTAAGTCGACTTGCTAAATATGACAGATCAGTTCCTTCTAAATGCAACCAACCAAAACTCAACTTGCACCAAAAACGGAACAGGGTGTCTGTGACTGTGAAGGATGAAGAATCACTTTTTAGGGACATTAAAGAAAGAACCTTATTTTGTTTGTAAAAAGAAAAACATCTGGGATGAAGTTTGGTCCACATTTTGAATGAATTCCGTGGAAAACCAGCCTGGGAAGTAGTTGTTAAGAAAAGATTAAGATTAGATGTTCTGGCATTTATTACATGAGCATTTTTTTCCTGCTTGAATCTATTATCCAAAATGAGTGTTGTGTGTTTGCCACCAGCCCACCACCATTAAAACATATTTCTGCGTGACCTTTCACAAATGACACCAGCTCTCAAGAACCGACCCTTAAAAAAATTTGAGCATTAGCTTAATAAAATCTACAAGATCAGAATTGGAACAATCCTGCCACAATAGTGAAGGGACAGAAGGAGGTCGCTGCAAGGGACCATCAGTTCGTAAATAGCTCTCCCTGTCTTTCATGATACTCATTTACTACATAAAATCTGTGCAGCATTAAGTAGGCCGAGCACATGTGAATGCGTGGACAAAAGCCCCTTTCTTCCTATACCGAGCAGGAAAAAGAACACCATTATACATGACGCTAGCTCCATATGGTGATGCAAGATCAACCATATCACGACATTCAGGGTCTAGAGCCCGTCCATGTACAGAGATTATAAAAAAACAAGAGTAGAAAACCTTAAGAGATGAAGGATACAAACAAAGGAAGCTAAGCATCAACCTTTTGGAGCAAACTTACCTGAAGAAGCAGAAGCAGAAACGTTACCCGGACAACAGGGTTTTCTACTGGAAACCGAGATAACAAACCGGTTATCAGCCATCTCCAACAAAAGGAGAATTCAAACAAGGCAATCCCGGACGATAGAAAGCCTCTAACAACAATAGCTTTTGGATTTTTAGCTCCTAGGTCTTCAAAAGGAGCTGTCGTAGACAACTCTTTTGTTGTGCTGTATCAACAATTTTACGGGCTATTATACAagtaactttcaaaaaaaaaaaaaaaggttttgctTGATTCTAATATAGAGTGGAATTTTCAAACAACAAACTTAAGATAGCCTGCAAAATCACTAGCATATCAAAAATGATTCAGATAGATTGAGCTCATCAATCATAGATTCATATCAAAAATGATTCTTATACAGAGCTTATCAATCATAAATTCATACGTGAGAAACCAATTAACCATCGCTGACAATTCATTCCCAGCAAACAAGAAACACTTGCTTCTCATTTTCGTTAATCACTATCTGGTTCTCCTGTTTAATCCAAAAAAATGTTTTGTTGTGATGACATTTTAACGAAAAGCTGCGGCCTCTTCCTTGAAGAATGTGAGTAGCTCTTCAACGCTCATAACTGAACGATCTGCGTGGTCTCTAACTCGTCGGCTCACCTACAAACCATTGAAAAATAAATCCAagtaattaaaaatagaaaacagaaCAGTTTACAAGGCCATCTGCAGGATAAACATGACATAATTAAATTTGTAGATAATGATCATGACCAGCTTATCATATGCAACTGGCATCAGACGTAACATCATCAAAAGTACAGCCATACTCAGCCATGAACTGCACTGAGCAAGATCTGAACCAAGACTCGACAGCACTATAACAGATAATTCTTGGACAGTTTATTATCCTAACAGATTAAGCTAGAACAGGAGACCACTGAGAACAGTTTGTCAAACCCGACCCCACACCCCTATGCCAGGTTTTTAGAGCACCAAAGGTACTCACCATAGACTATGGGCAACATGATATATAACAGGACATCATGGATGTAAACATTGTAAAGTAAGAATGCTTAAACTGCAAGTGAAGTAAGCTAACCGTTCCATTATTGGCTTCTTCCTCGCCAACCACCAGCATATAGTTGTATTGGGCCAACTGCGCCTCTCGAATCTGTAGATTGCCCAAAAAATAGAACCAAAAAAACTTTCAAGGAGTGTAGCAATAAGGACACATCGACGCAAATGTGTAGCACAGGTTAATAAATTTTACATGCTCttaaacaagagaaaataaaaagagatctgGGAAGTGAATTCCTAGACCCACAAAGTTCCATGGAAGGACAAAACAAAAATGCCCAAAATATAAGTTCAACCAAATGCTTTGGTGCACTGAAAACCCACGGCCAAACCAAAAATAATTGGTGTCATTTGCATTTTGAACAATGCATGAACTGATAAAACTGAGGTTctactttttaatttttgtaataatAAAAGGCTTCCTATTTAGAAAGGAAAACCCTCGTAAAAATTGAGCTGAGGCCTATAAGTGCCAGATGAAAGAAACAGAAAAATTCCAGGACATGCGATCCTACTTTTGATCCTACAAGCCAATAACATAGCTGGATGCAAGTCTGAGATGATTAAAAAACAAACCTTTTTGTCGATCTTTCTATCAGTAATGTCAACGTCGACATAAAATCCAGCTTTGTGGATCTGATCTTGCAACTACAAGATAAACAGAAGTACCCCCTTTTAGATGAAATGAAAAAGGAAACAAATAAAAAGGATGTGCAGAAAAAATACTTGCACACCCTTGAATTCTTAATTACTACTGAATAATATGAGAAAACCAAAACTAAAATATTTGCATACCATTAAGTTCAACTTATAAATGCCTAAAAATTTACCCAAACAAAAAACTAAAACACCACAAGAGATTACTAAAGGAACGCAATCCCCACTGGCCACCAAAAGAACAAACTTCGTTACACCTCAATAGAAACTATCTTTTAAGCATATTCATCAGCACTACCACACACAGATATAGATAGTCTGTTTTAAGGGTGCCAAATATGTTATTAAACATCACAGTAACACCCATGCATGCTGCAATCAGATAACCTATCAGGATATCATCCATCTGTGTGTATGATTCATATATCATACAATTCTCACcttcaaaacctaaatctaaTATGTAGCTGCATCTCCTAATGAACATAATGGAGAAAGTACGACTACTAGTCGATGCTACTTACTTTTAGGGCATACGGAGTCGACTTTTCCGATATAGGGCAGACAATCGCTTGTCTTGGACTAAGCCAGAAAGGCCATTTTCCTTTGTAATGTTCCAGGAGTATAGCGAGCATCCGTTCAACAGATCCAAGGATAGCCCTGTGTATCATAACAGGCTTTTCTCTCTTAGCTTCATCTTCCGCTGAATACGACAGGTTGAATCTAGATGGCAGTTGAAAGTCCAACTGCAACGCAAGCATCCCCAATTAGCCATCAAATGGTAATAGTTGAGAAAGAAAGGCAGATGAAAGAGAAACATAAAAGAAAAGGGATAAAACCCAAATGGGTAGAAATATTGACCTGTAATGTTGCACACTGGAACTTCCTCTTTAAGGCATCAAATACGCTAATATCTATTTTGGGTCCATAAAAGGCACCATCTCCCTCATTTATCTGCAAAAACATAGATTCATAAACGGCTActgagaaaaggaaaaaaaaattaagtaaaaacaaagaaaatgctACAAAAAGCTGCTTCATAAAGATAATATCATCATTGATAAACGGAACTATAGAACTTATTAAATAGCAACAAGATTGGTAAAAGAAACAGCATCCGTTTCGTTTGAAACCTCCAAATGAAATTCTATTGACTCTGCTGCTGCAATATCCAGAACAATGGACCCGCAAATCATACTCGTGCAAAATTCATTTCCATTGAGAAACATATATTTTCCATTGTGATGAACTTTCCGTATGTTTTCCATTGTAATGAACTTTGTGTGTGAGTATTGGGGGCCATTCTCTTAGTGTTCAACCTAAAGAATTATATGACTACTTAAAAAGTCACACTGAAGGTACCAGATAAAACAGAAGCATGGAAGGACACTTTCTCAAATTGTTTGGCAGTCTAAAGAAATGGAAAGAAACTTAATGATGTAGCAAATCAAACTCGTATCACCAGACATGAAACACAATACAAAAAATTAACAGAGACACTAAACAAAATAAAGGAACCTACTCAGAATCATACCACATGGTAAAGACCTAAGATGTACGGCACTCAACTTGCTATTTAATCAATGTGTGGAGGACGAAGAAACGGAAGAAGAGTGTTAGCATAGGATTAGACTTGGCACAGGTATTTTTCATATAATATAGAGCAACGCAGTATAAACTACTTTTAAGTAGATCAATCTACTTTACTTTTTAATTTTAATCTATAATAGCCCAAATATCTAAGAAAATCAAGTAAACCAAACTGTTTAACGCCAAATAAAACAACTCTACCAAGATTCAAGATTTTTTGATCCAAAATAAAATAACTCACCTTCCATGGCCTACCAAACTCGTTCAGTGCTTCAGTGAGTGCACCTTCAGCTTTATCCCAGGTCTCTATTTCTCCTAGGTATTTCTCTGGTCTCTGTACAGTAAACGGAGATACAAGCAACACAAGTTAGTCACTTCATATAACCATAAGAAACACAAGACCAAACAGAACCAAAAATATTTAGTCTAACCTATGCCATCGAGCATAAAATTCTAACAGTCTTATGATGAGTCAAGGTCTCACTAAATAATTATGAATCACACTGTTCTTTGGAAACCATCTCTGCTGTGATAATTTGTTTTTATTAGTTGCTTTTACAAGGCTATATTACTTAACCACAAAGAACTACAGTACAACAAAGCTTACAAGTAAACAAAGTTTTCATCAAGGCTAGGTCGGAGTTTCTGATTCATCTAAGATGAGATGTAAAGTGCAACTATTATATTCTCACACTGCAGTTGCCCATGCGGTATCCGACCAATTTAATgtcttaatatttttaaaataacatGTGGTAATCCTTATTTAAATCCCATGAAAATGAAATACAGCTAGCACAGTTTCTTACCGTTGATAGTTCTAGCTCAAAGGTAAACCCAAAAACGTCATATGCGTATCTTATAAATTCCAAGACACTCGTGACTTCATCTTTTATCTGTAATATGGAAGGAAGACAAATGGTTACTTCCTAGCTTGCATACATAACAGAATTTTCCATACTTCGCAAATCAGGCTTTTAGTAATCATGAACTCACCTGGGATTCCCTGCAGAATATATGAGCATCATCCTGAAAGAGTAATATTTATATTGTGTCAATTGTCGGAACACATTATTTACATAAAGAAGCAATCTGGCTCATCAAAAAGGAAATACggattaataaaagaaaaaacaagaattATTTGGATTCAAGGACAGAAAAGGCAAAGAGACATGCTAGGAAAAGCCTATGCTGGACAATAGAGTGGACCAAGCATCTGAATGAGGTCTAGTGGTTTCTCGGAACTATTCTAACAGTTAAAGCTTAAAACCTAGGGACCAGGGTCTGGATTACGTTATGCACCTGAGCGGGTCCTGGTTTTGGGATCCAGCGTTTTCATCAAATTGTCGAattacttcgagaaagaaaaaaaacggtAACGACATTAACAAAAAGATACCTGCTGGAATCTCCTAACACGTGTCAATCCAGTCAGAGCCCCACTAGCTTCATTTCTATGCAAAACACCAAAATCCGCCAGCCGGAGAGGTAACTCTGAAACAGAAATAAGGGAACCACTTTGATGAATGAACATAAATGCAAAAGCAGTGTATAAATTTAATGATGCTGAAGAAAATAACTTCTTTTTACATACAAAATGAAACGACATTTAAGAGAGCCAAGTCAAGAAACCAGTGTTTGACCTATTCATAGTTTGGATGGGGAAGTGGCAATGATAATGATGATGGAGAGAAGTTGAACAATGGCTACTGACTACATATGAAGAAGCCATGTGAACAGGAAACATATTCCCAGAACGGACGCTGATACCAGCAGCAGGTTTACTTTATGACCACAGTCAACAAGTCTAATCTTTTGCCAAAGGGAAATTAATGACTCAAGTCTCTAATAAGCCCCGATGTACATGCAGAATCCTAAGTATAAATCAGCAAATTATTTTTTAAGTAAGAATTAGggatttaatttattttatttttaataagcaCTATGAAACGTGTCTGTTTCTTAACAGCCCATGAAAAGTTCAAAAATAGTTTACCTCTATAAGAACGAACTCTATGATCAAACATCAAGCAGTGACCAGGACAATTCATCGGCTTAAGTCCAAACTCCTGTTTCTCAATCTTCAAATAACAGAAGATATAAAATCAACAATGTCAGTACAAAAATTATATTCATGATATACAAGGAATAAGAAAAGGATTATCTGTAAGACTATAACAATATCATGGTGTCTGAACTCAGGGAATGTGAAATGCATCAGTACAAGAGGACGGAAATCTTGAAAAAGACTAAATTTTTAAGGCAACCAGACAAATAATGTAAAAGCCACAACAGACCCTTCGGCATAGAGAAGATGCCCCGACAGACTATAGGACAGAGGAGTGCTTTCAAATCCTTTTATTCCCAATCTCAAGTGTATCTTACAACGACGAACACTTGAAGAAGATGTTGCGTTAGGACAAATGTGTACTGCATTTCAGTCACTACTTTCTTCTTTGTCTTAAGGATTCAACATAGAATTACACAATTGAGAAGTTAATTGACAACTTGATAGTATTCAGGTTTGGGCTTCTGGTTAACTTCTTCATCTAATTTAAGCCAAATAGTTTGATATCTGGTGAAAAATCATGTTAAGCCACCAGAAGCATAATACTACCTGCAGAGCAGTATGAATTATGAGATCCTTACCTCAAACACAAACATGTTCTCTTTATAGTTTGCAGCATGACCAGAAGTTTCCCAGAGTTgcatattatacatatttggtgttACAACCTGCCAAGGAAAACTAAATCAGATACGGGGGTACTTACCATCGCAAATTTCAATTAGATGGAGAACAAAAAATAGAGTTTAACCTCTTCATAACCCCTCTCCCTGTATTGGACTTTTATGAAATCCACTAATTTGTTGTATATGCGAGTTCCATAAGGCAAGAAAAACCAGCTTCCTGGGCTGAAAAGTCATTATAAATGCAATTAAGGAACACCATCCTTCCCATAAATGACTAACAAGTGAAGAATCTGTGAATCAAATACCTAAGAGGGTGACAAAAGAAAAGCTCTTGTTTAGCTCCCAGCAATCTATGGTCGTACTTCTTTGCTTCCTCCAGCTTAGTAAGATATTCCTGCATTAGAGTTTCCAGTTGAAGAAGTCACTTTAATTTAAAACCTAGAATATGCAACaaaaatgatgatgataataataataataataataataataataataataataacaaaagagGTAATATCTTTGGTGTAATAcaaaaacaattttcaaccacaAAAAAC comes from Papaver somniferum cultivar HN1 chromosome 7, ASM357369v1, whole genome shotgun sequence and encodes:
- the LOC113296996 gene encoding threonine--tRNA ligase, mitochondrial 1-like — translated: MLSLSRVFRFPLLLMKPADSSSSLLKPISSLAIDNMGDKTPESSNVSANNKKSKDKSNSNSVTVPKDQTYLDSITEKRIQFFDSIKLQQIKERELIGGESIKITLPDGNVKEGKKWISTPFDIAMMIHKQLASNALISKVNGSLWDMNRPLEEDCELKLFSFDTDEGRDTFWHSSAHILGEALERQYGCKLCIGPCTTRGEGFYYDAFYGDLGLNEDHFKIIEKAAEKAVAEKQPFERIEVTRQQALELFSENHFKVEIINELPEDKTITVYRCGPLVDLCRGPHIPNTSFVKAIACLKASSAYWRGKKDRESLQRVYGISYPDRKLLKEYLTKLEEAKKYDHRLLGAKQELFFCHPLSPGSWFFLPYGTRIYNKLVDFIKVQYRERGYEEVVTPNMYNMQLWETSGHAANYKENMFVFEIEKQEFGLKPMNCPGHCLMFDHRVRSYRELPLRLADFGVLHRNEASGALTGLTRVRRFQQDDAHIFCRESQIKDEVTSVLEFIRYAYDVFGFTFELELSTRPEKYLGEIETWDKAEGALTEALNEFGRPWKINEGDGAFYGPKIDISVFDALKRKFQCATLQLDFQLPSRFNLSYSAEDEAKREKPVMIHRAILGSVERMLAILLEHYKGKWPFWLSPRQAIVCPISEKSTPYALKLQDQIHKAGFYVDVDITDRKIDKKIREAQLAQYNYMLVVGEEEANNGTVSRRVRDHADRSVMSVEELLTFFKEEAAAFR